The following are encoded together in the Variovorax sp. PBS-H4 genome:
- the hemW gene encoding radical SAM family heme chaperone HemW: MRPGPLQLSALPPLSLYVHLPWCLRKCPYCDFNSHEWRSDGGEAPLPEQRYLDALIADLDAALPLVWGRSVHSIFLGGGTPSLFSPAAIDRLLGDLRARLKLAPDCEITLEANPGTFERDRFRGYRAAGVTRLSVGVQSFNDAHLKALGRVHDRAQAIAAVEEAAQAFDTFNLDLMYALPGQSADELDADLDQALALAPPHLSVYHLTIEPNTYFAKFPPKVPEDDAAYDMLDRITERTAQRGLERYEISAYARAGHRCAHNLNYWQFGDYLGIGAGAHSKLSFAHRIVRQVRFRDPRLYMENALAARAVAQSDEVTIAELPFEFMLNALRLKDGFTLAQFGERTGLAVTAIQRGLEEAERKGLIERDLARVWPTARGLDFLSDLQAIFLPES; encoded by the coding sequence ATGCGCCCAGGGCCCCTCCAGCTGTCGGCGCTGCCGCCGCTTTCGCTCTACGTGCACCTGCCCTGGTGCTTGCGCAAATGCCCCTACTGCGACTTCAATTCGCACGAGTGGCGGAGCGACGGCGGCGAGGCACCGCTGCCTGAGCAGCGTTACCTGGACGCGCTGATCGCCGACCTCGACGCGGCCCTGCCGCTGGTCTGGGGCCGCAGCGTGCACAGCATCTTCCTCGGGGGCGGCACCCCCAGCCTGTTCTCGCCGGCCGCCATCGACCGCCTGCTCGGTGACCTCCGGGCCCGGCTCAAGCTGGCTCCCGACTGCGAGATCACGCTGGAGGCCAATCCCGGTACCTTCGAGCGCGACCGCTTCCGTGGCTACCGAGCCGCGGGCGTCACACGCCTGTCGGTGGGCGTGCAGAGCTTCAACGACGCGCACCTGAAGGCGCTCGGCCGGGTGCATGACCGGGCCCAGGCCATCGCGGCGGTCGAGGAGGCGGCGCAGGCCTTCGACACCTTCAATCTGGACCTCATGTACGCGTTGCCGGGGCAGAGCGCCGACGAGCTCGATGCCGACCTGGACCAGGCGTTGGCGCTCGCGCCGCCGCATCTTTCGGTCTACCACCTCACGATCGAGCCCAACACCTATTTCGCCAAGTTCCCGCCCAAGGTGCCGGAGGACGATGCCGCCTACGACATGCTCGACCGCATCACCGAGCGCACCGCGCAGCGTGGGCTGGAACGCTACGAGATCTCCGCCTACGCACGCGCCGGTCACCGCTGCGCGCACAACCTCAACTACTGGCAGTTCGGCGACTACCTCGGCATCGGCGCCGGCGCGCACAGCAAACTGAGCTTTGCCCATCGCATCGTGCGCCAGGTCCGCTTTCGCGACCCGCGCCTCTACATGGAGAACGCGCTCGCCGCCCGCGCAGTCGCGCAGAGTGATGAGGTCACGATCGCCGAGTTGCCCTTCGAATTCATGCTCAATGCCTTGCGCCTGAAGGACGGGTTTACGCTGGCGCAGTTCGGCGAGCGCACCGGCCTGGCCGTCACCGCCATCCAGCGCGGGCTCGAAGAGGCTGAGCGCAAGGGATTGATCGAACGCGATCTCGCCCGCGTGTGGCCCACCGCCCGCGGCCTGGACTTCCTGAGCGACTTGCAGGCCATCTTCCTTCCCGAGAGCTGA
- the rdgB gene encoding RdgB/HAM1 family non-canonical purine NTP pyrophosphatase: MKLVLASNNAGKLAELQQLFAPLGVELVRQAELGVGEAEEPFFTFVENALAKARHAAAATGLPAMADDAGLCVDAFGGLPGVATAYYATRFGYEKGDANNVRALLEQMAGLDNRRAALVSTLVALRSPEDPEPLIAVGRAAGQITREPIGENGFGFDPVMWLPQLGKTFAQLPPELKNAHSHRGQAARAMLALMRERWL, encoded by the coding sequence ATGAAACTGGTCCTGGCCTCCAACAACGCCGGCAAGCTCGCCGAGCTGCAGCAGTTGTTCGCGCCGCTCGGCGTCGAGCTCGTGCGCCAGGCAGAGCTTGGCGTCGGCGAGGCCGAGGAGCCCTTCTTCACCTTTGTCGAGAATGCGCTGGCCAAGGCAAGGCATGCAGCGGCGGCCACCGGCCTGCCCGCGATGGCCGACGACGCCGGCCTTTGCGTCGACGCTTTCGGCGGCCTGCCCGGCGTGGCCACGGCTTACTACGCTACGCGCTTCGGCTACGAGAAGGGCGACGCCAACAATGTTCGCGCGCTGCTCGAGCAGATGGCGGGCCTCGACAATCGCCGCGCCGCGCTCGTCAGCACGCTCGTGGCACTGCGCAGCCCCGAAGATCCCGAGCCGCTGATCGCCGTTGGCCGCGCCGCGGGCCAGATCACGCGTGAGCCGATCGGCGAGAACGGATTCGGGTTCGACCCGGTGATGTGGCTGCCCCAGCTGGGCAAGACCTTTGCCCAGCTCCCGCCCGAGCTGAAGAACGCCCACAGTCATCGAGGCCAGGCAGCGCGAGCGATGCTGGCGTTGATGCGGGAGCGATGGCTGTGA